In one window of Amblyomma americanum isolate KBUSLIRL-KWMA chromosome 9, ASM5285725v1, whole genome shotgun sequence DNA:
- the LOC144105388 gene encoding ras-related and estrogen-regulated growth inhibitor-like translates to MPLAAVAMTRKSNGLSPIRVMVMGSRSVGKSAVTVRFLTRRFISEYSSMKDLLYRHTVLVDNRTCELEILDTSRYQQNKFPEDKMGWADALVVVYSIEDRWSFEEASMCLEKVQQFCPFLPTILVANKRDLSHVRQVDVDDGRQLSLRLQCQFYEVSAADSYAGVSMAFQSILREVLATKILRSLTPVRRRLTVVTVSKMLGAVFGKNAKRHKKRPSLSL, encoded by the exons ATGCCTCTTGCAGCCGTGGCAATGACCCGCAAGAGCAACGGACTGTCGCCCATACGCGTCATGGTCATGGGAAGCCGGAGTGTGGGAAAATCAG CCGTAACTGTGCGGTTCCTCACACGGCGCTTCATCAGCGAGTACAGTTCCATGAAAGACCTGCTCTACAGGCACACAGTTCTCGTGGACAACCGGACCTGCGAGTTGGAGATCCTGGACACGTCGAGATATCAG CAGAACAAGTTCCCCGAGGACAAGATGGGCTGGGCGGACGCCCTGGTCGTAGTCTACAGCATCGAAGACCGGTGGAGCTTCGAGGAGGCCAGCATGTGCCTTGAAAAGGTGCAGCAGTTCTGCCCGTTCCTGCCTACCATCCTGGTGGCCAACAAGCGCGACCTGTCCCACGTCCGCCAAGTTGACGTGGACGACGGCCGCCAGCTGTCGCTGCGGCTCCAGTGCCAGTTCTACGAGGTGTCCGCCGCTGACAGCTACGCCGGAGTGAGCATGGCATTCCAGAGCATACTGCGAGAGGTGCTCGCCACGAAGATCCTGAGGTCGTTGACTCCCGTCAGGCGGCGACTCACCGTTGTCACGGTGTCCAAGATGCTGGGGGCGGTTTTCGGCAAGAACGCCAAGCGGCACAAGAAGAGGCCTTCCCTGTCCTTGTAG